The sequence TAACTTCTCTTGCGTCCTGCGATAAGGTGAGGCGCTACCGGACATGACGGTCACCTTGGTCCGTCTAAATTCGTGAAATTCCGAAAAGGTCGAAAACTTCCCGATTCGAAGCGAAAATACAAAACAGATGCCCGATGATACCACGTGATGAGTGTCTAGACCGTCGTCCTACTTGACGGATTTGACGAATTTCACTAACTTACTCCTAAGTGGGAGCTGAGCCATCCAGAGAATccgatattcgtgattgctcgTTGCTCCGCCACGACGTCGTGGGATATGAGATCGCCGCTCATATGATCGAGCTCGCAGAGTTGAGAAAAGCCGTGAACGATGGATCTGGAGTCGGCATACAACTGCGGTGCCGAATTGGAAGCTTGCTTGCCAAGCACCTCAAGAACTGAGGTCAAAGCCGCCGTTCAAAGACATGCAGCCAGTAGCTTTGCAGCTGCGGATGTCAGCGAGTTGACAGCGCAGCTGATAGAAGTTCGAGAAGGACTTGGACAGCTGAACCGCTTGAGCTCTGCATGTGATTCCcgaacgagaagaagacgaagctgGTGTGCATATACAGTACAGTAAGTTACCTGTACCAGCAATTGGAAGCAATGCATGATACATGCGTGATTCGGTGACCAGCCGATGGGATCATTATCGAAGTTCGGATCCTGATACCTGGCATGCGAAGCAAGTAAGCGACGATTGGCGTCGAATTGTGTGGCTTATTATTGCGACCAAATTTCAGACATTCGCGAATTTCACAACGAGGAAGTTCCATCGGTGTTCTCAGGAGCGCCTCGCCAAAGCTCCGCTCCTTGCACTTGGCAAAGCGCTTCGGTACAACGCTAGCCAAAGTGGCGCATCGGTTGCGCATACGCGCTACACTCCCTGACTCGTCGGGATGCCTGTCGCCACCTCGTGCTTGGCGCAAGTGAGCCAAAGCATTGATCTGTTTTAGTTCGGCGCGCATCCCGTGTCGGACCATGTTCTCTTGATTGGCAGAGTCGCCTGGTGCGGCATCATATAGGGCTACTCGACCGGATCTGGGGTCAAGTGAGGATACACACGTCGTCTGAGGAGGCTCACTTGCGCTACCGACTGTGCCTCATCCGAGCGCAAACGACAGTTGGTTCGGCAGGAGCGCCGTTCGAAGCGCTGATTGGAAGTCGATGCAAGCTGCGAGCGTTGTTGTCGAGTTTTGATCTCAGAAATGGGAAGAAAGCGTCCACCGCATGAAAGTCTTCGACATCCGCCCCGCCGGACAATCATGGATGGATGTGAAAGCTCAGGCAGCTCAACGCCGGGACTCGAAAGGCGAAATAACGGGGAGTGCGCAAACTGTGAATCTGGTTGCTTGCGCTTGAACGGAGCGCAAAGTGTTCTGACGGTGTTGGCCAACGGATCGGATTCCCGCGCATAGAGACGCCGACAAGCCGCGTTGCGTCTGCATCAAATTCGCCAAGGGAGGCTTGATTTTGTTTTAACACAAGAGCCAATTCTCTACGCTCCCGCACGCTCTACTCTGACTCAGAAATCGGAAAGGCGCCAACACTGTCCCGGCGGGCTCGTAACTCGCTGAGACGATGGGCTTTCTTCTGATCTTGGTGTGCATCCTTGCTTGGTTAAGGTTTGAGTGACTGGATTGCTCCGACTGACCGGACTATTAACAAAACTGATCCGTGAATGGATCATGTGGGGCTGTCTCAAATAGTCTTCTGTCAATTCATCGACAACGAGttgtcaagctgctgccgtgCTTGTAGCGTAGGTGTGCTGGATTCGTGAAAAAATTTGCTACTGCTGTCGGGTTGTCGCAAGGTTGAATTGAATCCCGAGGTGGTTTGATCCCAGATAAAGTTGGCTTGCTCTTTCTTGTTTCTGGTTCGTCTTGTTGGTGTAAGTTAGCTCGAGTCGCGCAGAGATAAAGTGCGGGTTTGGTTGACTGATTGCAATCCATCCCCTGTGTGGGCTTGCACATGTGCTGTGGCTGCTTTGGGTGTGACAGGTCTCACGAAGGGCTTCTCCgtgcagcaagagcagcagccacgaTCGTCAACGAGCCAAAGCATCGCAATCAACCGTGAATAGATTAGCGAAGCTTGGGTCCGCCCTAGAAGTGCGCCTCATTCCTGCCGCCTGGATGGAAAAAGCTTCTTTCATCGATACAGGGCAGGTGAACAGAACTGTCGGACAAGCCGACATGAATATGACAGTCGAGaaatattcgtgattagcaTGTGGATACATGCACTCACACAGCGACGCGTACACAGGCTCGAGAAGGAGCAAAGCGTTGGGGCTTGCCCTTGTCTCTTTTGCATCGCTTTCGTCGAACGCCCAACTCAACTACAGTATCAAGCCTGACGGATTTGCTCACGGTTGAAATTTGGCATACTAAAAACAAATTAAAGTTCTGGTGGCTGGGCTGTCTTTCTGGTCGATCTCTGCTGTGGTCGTTTGGTGGCCTGGTCGCTGGAGCTTGGGTGATATTCGAACCTCGATTAGAATTACTTTTGTTGTATTTTATTTTAATATTCCACTCCATTCGATACAGCGAGGGTCGCTCAGACGATCCCTGAAACAATGAAATAAGAGCTGCTCACTTTCTCACCATCGGTGTCCTTTGCAGCTCGCTTGTTCTGTCAGGCTCGCAGGCTCGCaggctcgctcgctcgttcgTTCGCTCGGTTCCAGCCTATTGTCACGATCGGCGCGTCTCGTAAGTGTGTTCGTCTATTTTTTTTTTGACCTGCAGCTGTCTATTTACTTGTGACTGGCTGACAAGGTATGAATTCCAACCAAGCACACGAATTGTGCCCCCTTTTTTCGCCGTCGCATACGCCAGGTCATTAACTTGTGAGTTTGTCGTTTGCTCTGCTCCACGCCCCTTGCCCTAGCTTGCTGCACGTAGCTGTACCTGGTGGGAAAAGTGTGCAGCAGTTGATGCATTTGCTATTTGCTtgccgctgcagcagccttgTCTCTGCAATTGCCGCTtcgctcgtcctcttcaTTTTCTGCTCCTCAACCCCACGCCCTTGATACTCCTGCCTTGTCCCCATCTTTGCAGACCGCTTCGTTCTTCTCAAGCCGTCCGAGCACGTCGCGCTTGCCCTAAAGCACGCTCCGCGAACGGCACCAGACACAAAAAAGCGCTTTGACTTCGATTCGGCTCCAGCCCATCCACACCCTGGATACAGTTTATTGACAGCTCGTacaacagcagcactaCTTATATTTGTTGCCTTCCAACCTTGCATTCTCCTGCACCTTGTTGTCCTCCTCATATCCGCCTTGACCGTTCCCATCACCCATCACCCATCACCCCGCCCCGTGTCCTCTTTGGCTCTTGGGCTCGCACCTCGATTCTGCCTTTTATATACCATCGTCTGCATTGGCCGCTCCTCCCACCAACTTCGACACTCGCAGCATACACACTCGCTCCACGAGCTAGCTACACTTTCCTTCCAAGCAAGTAGACTTCAAGATGGCTGACGTGATGCCCAAGTTTCCTGCCATGGACCTTTTGTAAGTTGAAATGCAATGCAGCCAATGCGCCCTATAGCAACGGGTAGTCTGACCCTCTGTTTCGTTTCTTGTTTCGGtctctttttttttgctTAGGCTGGGTTGCATGTACATCGGCGTCATGCTCAACGTCTGGTTGTTCGGTTTTTCGATCGTACAAGCCTACATCTACTATGTCAACTTCAAGACTGACAAACCACTCATGAGGTACTTTGTGCTCTTCCTTGTTATCGCCGACACTGTCAACGCCGTTTTCGACCAGGTCTTCATGTACCAGTACCTCGTCTCCAACTTTGGCAACCTCGAATACGCCAGCAAGAGTAACCGTGCCTTTGCTGCCGACCCGGTGCTGACAGGCATCATCGCCTTTTCAACTCAGCTCTTCTTCGCCTGGCGAGTGTACAAGCTGATGCACTCCAAGATCATGCCCGCGTTCATCGCCGCGGGCGcgctcatctcgctgctcagctccaTCGGCACCACCATCGGTGTCGAGATCGTTCTTCTCTTTTCAGAATTTCAAAAGTTCCAGGAGGTCGTTATCTTGTGGCTCGGCTTCGCTGCGCTCACGGACCTTCTCATTACCGGCTCGCTCGTCTATACGCTGAACAAGTCGCGAACCGGTTTCGccgccaccgacgacgTCATCACCAAGCTAATCAGGATGACGCTCCAGACGGGTGCGCTCACTACCCTGTTCGCTATTGTCGACCTGATCCTCTTCCTTGCTTCCACCACTACGCTCCACCTGGTCTTCAACTTGCCGTTGGCCAAGCTCTACGTCAAttcgctgctctcgacgctcaacgcACGTGTCACCATCGGCCAGGGTCCACAGCAGTACACGATGGAGGGCTCCACCAGCGACAATGCTCGTCGCGGCATTTCGACGCGTACCAAGCGCTCCAATGTCTTCCGCCCCGGTGGGAACAACCAGCCCACCATCATCCATACTCAGGCTTCGCATCACGACGATGTTGAGAATGGGCTTGGTGCATTCAGCAGCCAGGACCACTTTGAGACTGGGGTGCAcatcaagacgatcgaggagaCGTTCGAGGAGCGTCACCAGGATGACGGTCTGCGCGACTACCCCAGCTCGCACAATGACTCGCTGCCCGTGCTGGAAAAGAGCCGCGCGGACAACGACTCGCTCTGATCTGCCCAAAATTACTCTGCAGATGTCCCGTATCGTTCCTTTTCACGACAGCATACCCCCGATTCTTTGCAAGCGGCAAGGTCTACCCTTTTGTCACCGGCTTCTTACATTTCTGTCGTTGTTTTGACTGCTTTTGTACGTTTCCTTGTCTTCCGCAATCGAAAGCACCGTCATTGTCTTGACATTCTTCTGGTCGTGTCTCTTGGATGTAGAGTATTTTGCATGGCTCCGGCATCTTCTTGGCAAAAGATGCACGGATGCATGGACTTCCCTGAAATGTGATGTGAGAGACAATGTCGCCACTGCATCGCTCGATGAATAGCAACGCCGATCGAATGTTTGGTGTCAGAAGGACAACATGAAAAGGATCCGTGATTGCCTCTGGACACATACACGAGATTTTTGGGCGAGTGTTAGGGTGATATCGCGATTATCAATCCGCTGTTCAACAGCGtaatcacgagtcatgcCTCATGAATAGCGGGCAACACGGGCCTATCAATTCAAAGATCTTGAATGCAGCTTGGCGCTTTTTTGTTTCTGCTTTTTGTTTTGGCTGACCCAAGATGAAATACAGATGACCAGGCTAAGCACGAAGGGTTGGGCGATTTCACACgcgcaatcgtgaattcatGATagtggatcgtggatcgtgattcttgcaAAAAACGACGGCTTCCAACTCCACCTTGGCCGGTCGGTGAAGCGCATCACCTGACAcaagcagtcgtgagtcacgatTCTTGTCAGCTTTCACTCTGGATTGAAACAGCGGACCGGATGCACGGTGACCTATCCTCCGAACATATCTATGGAAGCAAGTACAACAGCCGTCACCATCAACGCATTGCAAGAACTTGGAGGCATTTTAGATACCCAGGCATAGATGGAGACGAGATCGCGTGGCTTCTGATGAACAGACCCAGTTGCGACCACTATGGTTGCACAGTTCCAAGACACCCGGCAACAGCGACCGAAGCAAGCGTAGAGCACGATGAATCTCGAGCGGGGCCATCACGGCATCGAATATGTGCATCGGATGCAATAACGGGATCGACATTGTCTTTTCGCTCCTACCCGATCGCTTCCATACTCGAgacatcgtcgtcttggtcatcgtcatcggcttcgtcgtcgtctgcttcGCTCTACAAACGCACCGTCGACCACGCACGGTCGTTGCGATGGACGAAAGAGGAGACGGATGAGTTTTTGCTTGCGCATCGAACTGTTGTGACGGCAGGCACGGcttcgctcgtctcgacgGCGGCGTCGTTTCCGTTTGACTCGGTCAAGTCGCGGCTGCAGGTTCGCGACTATCCGTCCATCTGGGCATGCGCTAAAGCCGTCGTTCGCGAAGAAGGGTTTCGCGGCTTCTTTCGTGGCGTCACTATCCCGCTCATCACCATATCGTTTGTTCGAACGTCTTCCTTCTCCATCTACTACAACACTAAAGCACACCTGCATCGTAATGGCGTACTCAACGACTCGTCGCGCTTGATACACACCGCGCTCTCAGGCGCAGCCGGAGGCGCCACGAGCGGTGTCATTATCTCGTGCGGTTCGGCACCGTTCGAGCTGGTCAAAGTGCAACGTCAGTTAGAGTATCTGATTGCGGTGCAGAAAGGCTTGGTCAAGAAGTCCGACCCAAACGGtggtcgagcaagaacgTTTGTACCTCAATCCGGCTTTCAAGCCGCCGCCAACATCTACAAAACCTTTGGCGGCATCAAAGGGTTCTACATGGGTTTCCCATTGCACATGGCTCGCGACACACTCGGAACAGCGCTCTACTTTGGCTTTTACGATTCGATCCGTAAACTCGTCTCTCGCCACTCCAAGACGGATAGCATATCGGGTGCGAGCCTGTACGGTATCCCGGGACCCGTGGTATCCTTCCTCTCGGGCTCATCTGCGGGTATTTTGTCGTGGTTGATCGTCTACCCTGTCGATCTGATCAAGACCAAAGTGCAGCGAGATGCACTAGCGGGCAATCCGAGACAGTTTACTGGATGGCAGGTGTTTCTGCACATGATCAAACAACGCCCACCAATACACGAGGAGCGCGGCAAAAGGCGCATCTTGAAGACCGACACCTTCTTGGCCAGATTCTTGAGGCTCTATCGTGGATTGGGCGTTTCCGCGTTGCGCAGCTTTATCTCGCACGGTCTCACTTGGACGCTCATTGAGTCGATTTCCGCCAAGATCACCGAGCGCACCGGACACGCAGTTTCCTATGCCCCCGACGCTCGCAGAGAGCACTAACGTAGACATGGCACGATTCATCTCGCCAATCGCATGCCGTCTTTGTCCCCTGCGGGCTCCCGCCGCTCTGCTCGCTgtggcgagcaagcaacgGCGCCacgtgtgtgtgtgtgtgtaGGCAGAAGGGATAGACAGTGGATTGGCGTGGGGTCTCGTCAGCGCACGCGCACAGACGCTTGTTCTCACGAGCAGACGCTGTCATTGACACTGAACGGGGGTCTATCTGAGCGCATTATGACGATGAGAGCTGTGAACAATGCAGGAAATTCAAGTGACACGCATATGCTGGTGAGTGGCTGGAGCTATTGGCCGCTCAAcaagcgctgcagctgttgcgGTGTATACCTCTTGGTTTCTGTGGGTTCGGCAGGGATCAAGACGGCGGCCACCTTCCTTCCTTCCTCGGACAGCATGTTGAATGTGGAAGCAGCGTCGTGCGTGCTCTGAACGTCGAGTTGAATGCCGAGCTCGTTGATGTACTGGCGGATCGGCGCTGGTGGCGGTAGAACCCTCTTTCCTGTTCCGAACAGTAGGATCTCTGGACGTTGGTCGACAATTTGAAAAATCGCGAATACCTCCTTGATCTTTTGCGAGACTTGGAGCTTTTTCCCGGGCTGGATCGGTTGGTCGAGCCAAGCTTCCCAGCCGATTCCAGACGGAACAGCACGGTCCTGGTTGAGGCATGGATGGTCCCATAGGAAAACTTGGTTGTTGAGGATCACGATTGGTTCGGATAGCACCAATCCATCCGCGAGAGTGAGAGATGTcggcgaggtggaagagatcgagatggtcgtGTTGGGCGACGTGGATTCGAGGATGTTGAAAAAGTCGTCGTACACGGTACGGTGCTGTCCTGTGTTGGGCTTGCCTCCGTGATCGTCGGACGGCAGACGTTGGCGAGAAGAGGTGCTGAACCAAGACGAGTCGGCGCATGCGCCGCCCATCGTGCGCATGCGCAATACTTCCACTGACATCCCTCGCAGCCGCGCCGCAGCACCCGTCCGGACAGTACGCAGCAGTGATGTGGTTCGCATCATCGTACAACTCGTCGATGTGACTGAAAACCGACAAAACCAGAACAATGATCGGCGGCCAgaacgaatcgtgaatgtccGCATTGGTAGTCGTCATCAACCATCGagaattgtgaattgtgaatcgtgaatcatcCTGAAAAAACACAAATGTGGAGTAGTTGACGTTAAAccaaaatcgtgaatgcacaGCCGCTGGTGTGTACGTTTGGTTGGTAATCAAAggcctcttcctctccaTTCTGcagccattcgtgaatcttgatTCTTACTTGGCACACAACAGCCACACAAGGCATACATGCTTCTTGAGCACACATACGCACACATACACACACCAAGAAAAAACTAGCACGAATGAGTGAGCCGACACTGATTTTGGTACTGCGATGGATAGATTGCTTTTGCAAGATCAACTGATCACTGCGCGACCGTCTTGGTGcggcagctcgacgccCAGCTTGCCCCTCTTGCGCTCATGGGTCTTCCTATGCCGACTGGCCTGGTCGGGTCTACTGAAGCACTTGCCACACTCGTCGCATTTGAACGGCTTGTCTCCCGTATGCGTTCTGACATGCTTGGTCAAGTTGCTGCTCTCAGCAAACGCTTTTCCGCAACCTGGATACGTGCAAACGAACGGCTTGCTACCTGTATGGATTCGCCTGTGAATCGTCAACGATCCGGCTACGCTGAATGCTTTGCCACAGCCCGGATGATCGCAGACGTACGGTCGTTCTAGCGTATGTGTACGCATGTGCTGCGCGAGCGTATTCTGCTCGCTGAAGCGTTTGCCGCACTCGCTGCATTTGAAAGGTCGATCTCCCGTATGCGTCTGGATGTGACGTAGCACTTTTTGTTTCTGCGAAAACTTCTGCCCAGACACATACCGAGCACATCCAATCCACTTGCATTCGTATTGCGCTTGTCCCGAGCCGACGTGCTCCGTTTCAATGTGGTCCGTTAGCGCAGAATGTGAATCGAAACTCGCCGAACAGCCCATCCATCGACAATGCAGCTTTTCGGTAGCACTGCAGTACGcgccactgctgctgttgctaCTCTTacgcttcttcttgttccataatgaggatgacgaagcGGTAAGCTGGGAGCTCGCCACATGACCAGCAGTATCACCAGGGCGGACGAGAGGAGGCGATGGAGTGGACCGTGTGAGAAGCTGAGCTCCGTTAAGGGAGAAAGGTGGTGCAGAGGGCTGGCCTAGATGATCGTGCAAAAGATGCTgcaagatggcgagcgagaccTTTTCATCCTCGTGTCCAGCTACTGTCTCGGACGCATTGGGCTTCCACAACTCGGCCTCGGTGGTGGGCGTGAAGGTGTCAAACTCCAACTTGACTGGCATTGCCACTTGGTGACAGTCCTTCCAAAGACATTCCAAACCAGTCGCGCCCGTCTGCGCGTCTGCGCTAGAGTATGCGCGCGAATGAGTGACTGATTTCGCTTCTTGTTGAGTAGTAGCAAACACGCGTTTGTCGCTAACAGCTGTATGCGCACTGGTGGTCGCGTTTCTACGCGCAAGATGCGAATGATTGACATGCGCCACCAGTTCCTCCACCGTCCAGAAGCGCTTGTTACACCCACCCCACTGACACTGTTGCGGCCGCGCGTCTTGGTGCTCGATCGCGGCTAATGAAGGTGGTTGATGCTGCAGAGTGTCGGTGGTGGGCATCCAGTGCGAGTGCGGTGCAGTGGTCTGGCAAATGTCAGAGTTGCACAGCGTCATAGCGGGAGGAAGGCATCCGCCATGACTGCTATGCAGATGCGGCTGTTCGAACATGCAGTCGTTCCAGGACTGCAACTCGCTCAACATATC comes from Mycosarcoma maydis chromosome 1, whole genome shotgun sequence and encodes:
- a CDS encoding uncharacterized protein (related to carnitine/acylcarnitine translocase); this encodes MNRPSCDHYGCTVPRHPATATEASVEHDESRAGPSRHRICASDAITGSTLSFRSYPIASILETSSSWSSSSASSSSASLYKRTVDHARSLRWTKEETDEFLLAHRTVVTAGTASLVSTAASFPFDSVKSRLQVRDYPSIWACAKAVVREEGFRGFFRGVTIPLITISFVRTSSFSIYYNTKAHLHRNGVLNDSSRLIHTALSGAAGGATSGVIISCGSAPFELVKVQRQLEYLIAVQKGLVKKSDPNGGRARTFVPQSGFQAAANIYKTFGGIKGFYMGFPLHMARDTLGTALYFGFYDSIRKLVSRHSKTDSISGASLYGIPGPVVSFLSGSSAGILSWLIVYPVDLIKTKVQRDALAGNPRQFTGWQVFLHMIKQRPPIHEERGKRRILKTDTFLARFLRLYRGLGVSALRSFISHGLTWTLIESISAKITERTGHAVSYAPDARREH
- a CDS encoding uncharacterized protein (related to ZAP1 - metalloregulatory protein involved in zinc-responsive transcriptional regulation), with protein sequence MAASSEEVLLPSTLSACIQEADKSATLMKSPQKASSRSPPPQQLDKLIRVPPTCGTVICCNAGHSTQPGSCANDCRSCTTSARSSPCSDSHHISSACTQPSCGAASSSTSAIVCSTAVACCDDTACAEISGSPCSQSTCSASGDFSSMTLAVPILSTCCTDDACETDPALHATKSVNAQPNAKALVHKSHNECRECCGSLTSTSTAEGGQLYRSFQELLDCCCCSMPPTVEQCCVGSTSYPCNAPHASPAEAVSPALHSHAIHNHTQLSAPPPPPAPSDTPSSSIITNATQHTSPGNKNQYDSRASTASTSTTPQPIAASPCPAWSSTMVHASTPHLKDKFSGTSGFESHHASPVAGHASLEDMLSELQSWNDCMFEQPHLHSSHGGCLPPAMTLCNSDICQTTAPHSHWMPTTDTLQHQPPSLAAIEHQDARPQQCQWGGCNKRFWTVEELVAHVNHSHLARRNATTSAHTAVSDKRVFATTQQEAKSVTHSRAYSSADAQTGATGLECLWKDCHQVAMPVKLEFDTFTPTTEAELWKPNASETVAGHEDEKVSLAILQHLLHDHLGQPSAPPFSLNGAQLLTRSTPSPPLVRPGDTAGHVASSQLTASSSSLWNKKKRKSSNSSSGAYCSATEKLHCRWMGCSASFDSHSALTDHIETEHVGSGQAQYECKWIGCARYVSGQKFSQKQKVLRHIQTHTGDRPFKCSECGKRFSEQNTLAQHMRTHTLERPYVCDHPGCGKAFSVAGSLTIHRRIHTGSKPFVCTYPGCGKAFAESSNLTKHVRTHTGDKPFKCDECGKCFSRPDQASRHRKTHERKRGKLGVELPHQDGRAVIS